The following DNA comes from Plodia interpunctella isolate USDA-ARS_2022_Savannah chromosome 1, ilPloInte3.2, whole genome shotgun sequence.
ggttGATTTTAAACATGATTACCaaataatcacaataaaacaacataatattttatgttcttgTATTAGGTcataaatatcttttaatttgtttattttaattgttaactttaaacaattaatgattttaatcaTCTTCCACATCCTCATGTTCATTCAAGCAAGTTGAGTTGTAATGTTCTCCCAATTTGTACATATGTCTATGATAAGTCAATGTAAGTGGGTCTCCAACAAATTCACTGCCCTGTTCAATGGTTTCAGGTCCTGTAgcttgtattataataataggacATTTCAATGAACTTGATAAAGCTCTTATTTCTAATTGTCCACCCCAAACCTTTGTGTTGCGTATTTTATCACAGTAATCTTCAAACTCTTCATTGGTGAGAATTTCTAAGGTCTCGGTATTTGTCATAAAAGGCAGAAATtcatttttgttgttgttaatATAATCAGCAACTTTATTCCTAAGTACATCAACAGAAATGATTTCTTGTCTTTTCAACAACAACTGATGAGCCACAGCTTTGTAAAGACAATCTCCATCAGAAGGTATAGAATATATCTTCAAATTCCTTTGTTTTAACTTTGCATTGATTGCTTCATTTTCAGTGTTTCTAGGTCcatgaatattttctttttcttgttgTTTTATCTGCTCTTCTCTTTCCTTTTcaagttgtatttttttgtctctACGCTTTTGAGCCTTCGAAACTCTAACTTTTGTTGCCTCACTTGAAACATCGTCTGATTGTAAAGTAGACTCAAAACCATCACCTACATTACCATTATGTTGTTCAAGGGCAACCTTTAATTCTTCTCTGTGACGGCTATCTTGTTCAACTTCCAGTCGAGCTATTTCAGCAAGTAgttctttcttttttgttttatcgtTTTTAGCTGCTTTTTTTAATGCCTGAATCTGTGCTTGTAATTCTTTCTTTTCCTTTCTATGTCTTGCCTCTATTGATGATATCAAGTCATTTGCTTCCATAATTTCAAAGGTTGTAAGACACTGAAATGCTAACCTATGGAATAGGTTGCTGTGACCCAAAAACCTGAAGAATTTGAGAAATGTATTTGTAGTTGAAAAAAAGCGTGGACTCCAGCgagtttacttttttatatacaaaacgCCATGCCTTGCATTAcatattgcaaaaatattgcaatttgCAATGTTTGAcagtctaaaaaaatataagtaggtagtaaGAGGTTGGAATTggaagctttttattttttaatgcatGCAAGCAAGAACATTGTACGAATATAACGCAGCTGCACTCTTCTTAATACTTTATGAAAGGTAATCTATTCATTTtagagtattttattaatataaagtactctaaaataaacgttttaatcgaaaTAGCTAAAGGTGGCAAGGTCAAATTcaagtttatgaccacagttgaccaaataatgcagaacacaacctaaaatagtgttattatttccaggataatccactaaatccttccttttccCTTTAAACTCATActacgattgcgtagaaggtatttttggtcgtaaatctgcaacaatattgaaaattggcgctttttgcctccattgacaatgtttgtgtaccttagttgtaacAGTAGCGCCacctgcgctgagctttgcgtaatatgccctattagtaggtactccatattataataaatccatGTAGTACCTATTTGAAAATGACAGAAAGAGGCAATTTTAGCAGAatgtttaaacttttatatgaaaaagaatgataaataataagacGCAACATCACATTGACAATGACAACCCCTTTGCCTTactataacttaaaaaattgaCATGACAATGAAAACTAATGACATAGACAGATGACAGTTCATAATGCTGCACAATTATCAATAGTTTCACTAGGTATCAATTTTATAGACTAGAAAAACGTTTAACTATCGACACTTTCGGGGCTATTTAacgttatattaatattaacgaTAGCTTTATTTTAACCTAAGCTACTATATACAACTATATACAgctaaaagaaaattaaagtaaaatttaaagtaggtaataaaaa
Coding sequences within:
- the LOC128670547 gene encoding deubiquitinase OTUD6B, with the protein product MEANDLISSIEARHRKEKKELQAQIQALKKAAKNDKTKKKELLAEIARLEVEQDSRHREELKVALEQHNGNVGDGFESTLQSDDVSSEATKVRVSKAQKRRDKKIQLEKEREEQIKQQEKENIHGPRNTENEAINAKLKQRNLKIYSIPSDGDCLYKAVAHQLLLKRQEIISVDVLRNKVADYINNNKNEFLPFMTNTETLEILTNEEFEDYCDKIRNTKVWGGQLEIRALSSSLKCPIIIIQATGPETIEQGSEFVGDPLTLTYHRHMYKLGEHYNSTCLNEHEDVEDD